Proteins from one Monodelphis domestica isolate mMonDom1 chromosome 6, mMonDom1.pri, whole genome shotgun sequence genomic window:
- the FADS1 gene encoding acyl-CoA (8-3)-desaturase, whose protein sequence is MAPHSVSAGAPPRLFTWDEVAQRSGRPERWLVIDRKVYDISEFSQRHPGGSRVISHYAGQDATDPFTAFHIDKSLVRKYMNSLLIGELAPDQPSFEPNKNKQLTDEFRELRATVERMGLMKASPLFFSLYLLHILLLDVAAWLTLWVFGTSMVPFLISAVLLSTVQAQAGWLQHDFGHLSVCRTSTWNHLIHHFVIGHLKGAPASWWNHLHFQHHAKPNCFRKDPDINMHPFFFALGKVLSVELGKQKKKYLPYNHQHKYFFLIGPPALLPVYFQWYIFYFVVQRKKWVDLAWMISFYLRISLTYIPLLGLKGFLGLFFIVRFLESNWFVWVTQMNHIPMHIDHDRNVDWVSTQLQATCNVHESFFNDWFSGHLNFQIEHHLFPTMPRHNYHKVAPLVRSLCAKHGIEYQSKPLLSAFADIVHSLKESGQLWLDAYLQK, encoded by the exons ATGGCCCCACACTCTGTGTCCGCGGGGGCCCCGCCGCGACTCTTCACTTGGGACGAGGTGGCGCAGCGCTCGGGGCGCCCCGAGCGCTGGCTAGTGATTGACCGCAAGGTCTACGACATCAGCGAGTTTAGTCAGAGGCACCCAGGAGGCTCGCGGGTTATCAGTCACTACGCCGGCCAGGATGCCACG GATCCCTTCACGGCATTCCACATCGACAAATCCTTGGTTCGGAAGTACATGAATTCACTGCTGATCGGGGAGCTGGCTCCTGACCAGCCCAGCTTTGAGCCCAACAAGAAC AAACAACTGACGGATGAGTTCCGAGAGCTGAGGGCCACCGTGGAGAGGATGGGGCTCATGAAGGCCAGCCCCCTGTTCTTCAGCCTCTACCTGCTGCACATCCTGCTTCTGGATGTGGCCGCCTGGCTCACGCTCTGGGTCTTCGGGACGTCGATGGTTCCCTTCCTCATCAGTGCGGTGCTACTCAGCACAGTCCAG GCCCAGGCGGGCTGGCTGCAGCACGACTTCGGGCACCTGTCTGTGTGCCGCACGTCCACGTGGAACCACCTGATCCATCACTTTGTGATCGGCCACCTGAAG GGAGCCCCGGCCAGCTGGTGGAACCACCTGCACTTCCAGCATCACGCCAAGCCCAACTGCTTCCGTAAGGACCCCGACATCAACATGCACCCCTTCTTCTTCGCCCTGGGGAAGGTTCTGTCTGTGGAG CTCgggaagcaaaagaagaaataccTGCCATACAACCACCAGCACAAGTACTTCTTCCTGA TCGGGCCCCCCGCCCTGCTGCCGGTCTATTTCCAGTGGTACATCTTCTACTTCGTGGTCCAGCGCAAGAAGTGGGTG GACTTAGCCTGGATGATCTCCTTCTACCTGCGGATTTCCCTGACTTATATCCCCCTGTTGGGCCTCAAAGGCTTCCTGGGCCTCTTCTTCATTGTCAG GTTCCTGGAGAGCAACTGGTTCGTGTGGGTGACCCAGATGAACCACATCCCCATGCACATTGACCACGACAGGAACGTGGACTGGGTGTCCACTCAG ctacaGGCCACGTGTAACGTGCACGAGTCCTTCTTCAATGACTGGTTCAGTGGACACCTCAACTTCCAGATTGAGCACCA TCTTTTCCCCACCATGCCAAGACACAATTACCACAAAGTGGCCCCGTTGGTGCGGTCCTTATGTGCCAAGCATGGCATCGAGTACCAGTCCAAGCCTCTGCTTTCCGCCTTTGCCGATATTGTCCA CTCACTGAAGGAGTCTGGACAGCTCTGGCTGGATGCCTATCTTCAAAAGTAA
- the FEN1 gene encoding flap endonuclease 1, protein MGIHGLAKLIADVAPSAIRENDIKSYFGRKVAIDASMSIYQFLIAVRHGGDMLQNEEGEATSHLVGMFYRTIRMVENGIKPVYVFDGKPPQLKSGELAKRGERRAEAERQLQQALDAGAQEEADKFSKRLVKVTKEHNDECKQLLRLMGIPYLEAPGEAEASCAALAKAGKVYAAATEDMDCLTFGSPVLMRHLTASEAKKLPIQEFHLSRVLQGLGLTQEQFVDLCILLGSDYCESIRGIGPKRAIDLIQQHKSIEEIIRKLDPSKYPVPENWLHKEAQHLFLEPDVLDVNTVELKWGEPDEEGLVQFMCGEKQFNEDRVRNGVRRLSKSRQGSTQGRLDDFFKVTGCLTSAKRKGPEPKGAAKKKPKAAAAGRPKRGK, encoded by the coding sequence ATGGGAATTCACGGCCTGGCCAAGCTAATTGCGGATGTGGCCCCCAGCGCCATTCGGGAGAATGACATTAAGAGCTACTTTGGCCGGAAAGTGGCCATTGATGCCTCCATGAGCATTTACCAGTTCTTGATTGCAGTGCGGCATGGGGGAGACATGCTCCAGAATGAGGAGGGCGAGGCCACCAGCCACCTGGTGGGCATGTTCTACCGCACCATCCGCATGGTGGAAAATGGCATCAAGCCGGTGTATGTATTTGATGGCAAGCCACCCCAGCTCAAGTCGGGTGAGCTGGCCAAGCGTGGAGAGCGGCGGGCTGAGGCCGAGAGGCAGCTGCAGCAGGCGCTGGATGCAGGGGCCCAGGAGGAGGCCGACAAGTTCTCCAAGCGGCTGGTGAAGGTCACCAAGGAGCACAATGATGAGTGCAAGCAGCTGCTGCGCCTCATGGGCATCCCCTACCTGGAGGCGCCTGGTGAGGCTGAGGCCAGCTGTGCTGCTCTGGCAAAGGCTGGCAAAGTCTATGCCGCTGCCACTGAGGACATGGACTGCCTGACCTTCGGCAGCCCTGTGCTGATGCGGCACCTGACTGCCAGCGAGGCCAAGAAGCTGCCCATCCAGGAGTTCCACCTGAGCCGAGTCCTGCAGGGCCTGGGCCTCACCCAGGAGCAGTTTGTGGACCTGTGCATCCTCCTGGGCAGCGACTACTGCGAGAGCATCCGGGGCATTGGGCCCAAGCGTGCCATTGATCTCATCCAACAGCACAAGAGCATTGAGGAGATCATCCGGAAGCTGGACCCCAGCAAGTACCCTGTGCCTGAAAACTGGCTGCACAAGGAGGCCCAGCACCTCTTCCTCGAGCCCGATGTGCTGGATGTGAACACTGTGGAGCTCAAGTGGGGCGAGCCTGACGAGGAGGGCCTAGTCCAGTTTATGTGTGGGGAAAAGCAGTTCAACGAGGATCGTGTCCGTAATGGGGTCCGGCGGCTGAGCAAGAGCCGCCAGGGCAGTACCCAGGGCCGGCTGGACGACTTCTTCAAGGTCACGGGCTGCCTCACGTCAGCCAAGCGCAAGGGGCCAGAGCCCAAGGgggctgccaagaagaagccaaaggctgCCGCCGCTGGGAGACCCAAAAGGGGCAAATAA
- the TMEM258 gene encoding transmembrane protein 258 — protein sequence MELEAMSRYTSPVNPAVFPHLTVVLLAIGMFFTAWFFVYEVTSTKYTRDIYKELLISLVASLFMGFGVLFLLLWVGIYV from the exons ATG GAGCTGGAGGCCATGAGCAGGTACACGAGCCCGGTGAACCCGGCCGTCTTCCCCCACCTCACCGTGGTCTTGTTGGCCATCGGCATGTTCTTCACTGCCTGGTTCTTCGT CTATGAGGTCACCTCCACCAAGTACACCCGGGACATCTACAAAGAGCTGCTCATCTCCCTGGTGGCCTCCCTCTTCATGGGCTTCGGGGTCCTCTTCCTGCTGCTCTGGGTGGGCATATACGTGTGA